The following proteins come from a genomic window of Thermoanaerobaculia bacterium:
- a CDS encoding M36 family metallopeptidase, with translation MSRRIPDRRTSGFTLALTAALLLPLAASAGLTQATYYSEPSALPAAEIALAHLREAAAELDLTASDVADVAVTDLVPSGHNGVTHVYLRQRVNGLEIDGAEMGIHIDRRGRIFHRTGAFVRAAGSRAAAVPAFPALAPDQAIRAAAQELGLGDRAADLTLVESLGGFDRRTVYSSPALSEAEIPVRLRYLRAPGGDRLTLAWNLNLKVTGDSGWLDLWVDAANGTIASRVNWTAEADATYSVFASPKESPDDGPRTDEVDPDLTGGTAPASGASPYGWHDTNGVLGAETFVTSGNNVNACTDIDANNLCDPGSQPSGGAAPPLVFQPVLDLSTQQPADYRDAAVVNLYYWNNIIHDVAYQYGFNEAAGNFQENNYSRGGLGSDSVNADAQDGSGTNNANFGTPPDGSNPRMQMFVWTNPFSQFVTVNSPAGIADSYVANPSNNGGVGNGLTADLALVVDGTAPTDDACQAVTNDLTGKIALIVWSEGICNSSAFILNAANAGAVGAIIVDVTVDPLTNFGGNAAIPSVAVGSTDGQLLLTTIGSQTINATLEDNPAGQINRDSDLDAGVIVHEYGHGISNRLTGGPANTSCLGNQEQMGEGWSDWQTLYLHAAPGDTATTPRPVATYLTFENAATGFGIRAFPYNTDEIANPLTYSDIPTQSVPHGVGAVWANTLWEMYWNLVGELGYDPDLYYGSGGNNIAYQLVLDGMKLQPCNPGFVTGRDAILAADQSNYEGDLSCAIWNAFAERGVGFGASQGSSGVLGDETESFTLPSACVDLIFADSFGIGTDRWSNVVD, from the coding sequence ATGTCCCGAAGAATCCCCGATCGCCGGACGAGTGGCTTCACCCTGGCGCTGACCGCCGCCTTGCTGCTTCCGCTGGCGGCCTCCGCCGGGCTGACCCAGGCCACCTACTACTCCGAGCCCTCGGCTCTGCCGGCAGCGGAGATCGCGCTCGCGCATCTGCGCGAGGCCGCCGCCGAGCTCGACCTGACGGCGAGCGACGTCGCCGACGTCGCGGTGACGGACCTGGTGCCCTCCGGGCACAACGGCGTCACGCATGTCTACCTGCGCCAGCGGGTCAACGGCCTCGAGATCGACGGCGCCGAGATGGGAATCCACATCGACCGCCGCGGACGGATCTTCCATCGCACCGGAGCGTTCGTCCGCGCCGCCGGCAGTCGCGCCGCCGCCGTGCCGGCCTTTCCGGCGCTCGCGCCCGACCAGGCGATCCGCGCCGCCGCACAGGAGCTCGGTCTCGGCGACCGTGCAGCGGACCTCACCCTGGTCGAGAGTCTCGGCGGCTTCGACCGCCGGACGGTCTACTCGAGCCCGGCGCTCTCCGAGGCCGAGATTCCGGTCCGCCTGCGGTACCTCCGCGCCCCCGGCGGCGACCGTCTGACGCTCGCCTGGAATCTGAACCTCAAGGTGACCGGCGACTCCGGCTGGCTCGATCTCTGGGTCGACGCCGCGAACGGCACGATCGCGAGCCGGGTGAACTGGACCGCGGAGGCCGATGCCACCTACAGCGTCTTCGCGTCACCCAAAGAATCGCCGGACGACGGCCCGCGCACCGACGAGGTCGATCCCGATCTCACTGGCGGCACCGCCCCGGCCAGCGGCGCCAGCCCCTATGGCTGGCACGACACCAACGGCGTGCTGGGAGCCGAAACGTTCGTCACCTCCGGCAACAACGTCAACGCCTGCACCGACATCGACGCCAACAATCTCTGTGACCCCGGCAGCCAGCCGAGCGGCGGAGCGGCGCCACCGCTCGTCTTTCAACCGGTGCTCGACCTCTCGACACAGCAGCCGGCCGACTATCGTGACGCCGCGGTGGTGAACCTCTACTACTGGAACAACATCATCCACGACGTCGCCTATCAGTACGGATTCAACGAGGCGGCGGGCAACTTCCAGGAGAACAACTACAGTCGCGGCGGGCTCGGCAGCGACTCGGTCAACGCCGACGCCCAGGACGGCTCGGGCACCAACAACGCGAACTTCGGTACCCCGCCGGATGGCTCCAACCCGCGTATGCAGATGTTCGTCTGGACCAACCCGTTCAGCCAGTTCGTGACCGTGAACTCGCCGGCTGGGATCGCCGACTCGTACGTCGCCAACCCCTCCAACAACGGCGGCGTGGGCAACGGCCTGACCGCCGACCTGGCGCTCGTCGTGGACGGCACGGCGCCGACCGACGATGCCTGCCAGGCGGTCACCAACGACCTCACCGGCAAGATCGCTCTCATCGTCTGGAGTGAGGGAATCTGCAACTCCAGCGCCTTCATCCTGAACGCCGCCAACGCCGGCGCCGTGGGCGCGATCATCGTCGACGTGACGGTCGATCCGCTGACCAACTTCGGCGGCAACGCCGCCATCCCATCGGTCGCGGTGGGATCGACCGATGGCCAGCTCCTTCTCACGACGATCGGTAGCCAGACGATCAACGCCACCCTCGAGGACAACCCGGCGGGCCAGATCAACCGCGACAGCGATCTCGACGCCGGCGTCATCGTCCACGAATACGGCCACGGAATCTCGAACCGGCTGACCGGCGGTCCCGCCAACACCAGCTGCCTCGGCAACCAGGAGCAGATGGGCGAGGGCTGGAGCGACTGGCAGACCCTCTACCTGCACGCCGCTCCGGGCGATACGGCGACGACGCCGCGACCGGTCGCCACTTACCTCACCTTCGAGAACGCGGCGACCGGTTTCGGCATCCGCGCCTTCCCCTACAACACCGACGAAATTGCGAATCCGCTCACCTACAGCGACATCCCGACCCAGTCGGTGCCGCACGGCGTCGGCGCGGTCTGGGCGAACACCCTGTGGGAGATGTACTGGAATCTGGTCGGCGAGTTGGGCTACGACCCGGATCTCTACTACGGCAGCGGTGGCAACAACATCGCCTACCAGCTGGTCCTCGACGGCATGAAGCTGCAGCCGTGCAACCCGGGCTTCGTCACCGGCCGGGATGCGATTCTCGCCGCCGACCAGTCAAACTACGAGGGCGATCTCTCCTGCGCCATCTGGAACGCCTTCGCCGAGCGCGGGGTCGGCTTCGGTGCGAGCCAGGGCTCGAGCGGTGTGCTCGGCGACGAGACGGAGAGCTTCACGCTGCCCTCCGCGTGCGTCGACCTGATCTTCGCCGACAGCTTCGGCATCGGCACCGATCGCTGGAGCAACGTCGTCGACTGA
- a CDS encoding ABC transporter ATP-binding protein: MAKQYSQGGRAAPPLAGARPGRPVDGRAPRSLRQRFSALGNLRPFLRLIWEIHPGFALATLLLRLLRALLPVATLFVGKWIIDEVLRLASLPHLPGAPADLGGWLASGHLRPLLTFLGLELALAVLSDVVGRLVSLLEALLGERFSNTASIRLMEHAATLDLEDFEDSEIQDQLDRARRQASGRTGLLSQILGQAQDVVSIIAFAAGLTVYAPWLIVLLAFAVIPAFLGESHFNAQSYELAWRRTPAQRELDYVRATGASVETAKEVKIFGLNAFLIARYRELAEEFYRANRALAVRRAGWGGLLTTVGTIGYYGAYAYLAWRTVSGALTIGDLTFLSASFRRLRNLLEGLLIGFSQVAGQALYLDDLFSFFDIRPEIGSPADPLPFPQPVRQGFVFEDVGFRYPGAERWAVRHLSFELRVGEVLALVGENGAGKTTLVKLLARLYDPDEGRILLDGRDLRDYDLEGLRGHIGVIFQDFVRYHLTAGENIAVGRIEAKGDHERIREAARRSLADEVIERLPAGYDQLIGRRFKTGVELSGGEWQKIAIARAYMRDADVLILDEPTAALDARSEFEVFERFAELSRGKTTVLISHRFSTVRRADRILVLADGEIEAAGTHEELLAGGGRYAELFDLQAAGFR; encoded by the coding sequence ATGGCGAAGCAGTACAGCCAGGGAGGTCGAGCGGCGCCGCCGCTCGCGGGGGCGCGGCCGGGGCGGCCGGTCGACGGCCGGGCGCCGCGATCGCTGCGGCAGCGCTTCTCGGCTCTCGGCAACCTGCGGCCGTTTCTCCGCCTCATCTGGGAGATCCACCCGGGCTTCGCGCTCGCGACGCTCCTCCTGCGGCTTCTGCGCGCGCTGTTGCCGGTCGCGACACTCTTCGTCGGCAAGTGGATCATCGACGAGGTCCTGCGGCTCGCCTCTCTGCCCCATCTGCCGGGAGCGCCGGCGGACCTCGGGGGCTGGCTCGCGAGCGGGCACCTGCGCCCGCTCCTCACTTTTCTCGGCCTCGAGCTCGCCCTCGCGGTGCTCTCGGACGTCGTCGGGCGGCTGGTCTCTCTCCTCGAGGCGCTGCTCGGCGAGCGCTTCTCGAACACCGCGAGCATCCGTCTCATGGAGCACGCCGCCACCCTCGATCTCGAGGACTTCGAGGACAGCGAGATCCAGGACCAGCTCGATCGCGCGCGCCGCCAGGCCTCGGGTCGCACGGGCCTGCTCTCCCAGATCCTCGGCCAGGCGCAGGATGTCGTCAGCATCATCGCCTTCGCCGCCGGGCTGACGGTCTACGCCCCCTGGCTCATCGTGCTGCTCGCCTTCGCGGTGATCCCGGCATTCCTCGGCGAGAGCCACTTCAATGCCCAGAGCTACGAGCTCGCCTGGCGGCGGACGCCGGCGCAGCGCGAGCTCGACTACGTACGCGCCACCGGCGCCAGCGTCGAGACCGCGAAAGAGGTCAAGATCTTCGGCCTGAACGCCTTCCTGATCGCGCGCTACCGCGAGCTCGCCGAGGAGTTCTACCGCGCGAACCGGGCGCTTGCCGTGCGGCGCGCCGGTTGGGGAGGGCTGCTCACCACCGTCGGCACGATCGGCTATTACGGCGCCTACGCCTATCTTGCCTGGCGCACGGTTTCGGGCGCACTGACGATCGGCGACCTGACCTTCCTCTCCGCCTCCTTCCGGCGCCTGCGCAACCTCCTCGAGGGGCTGCTCATCGGCTTCTCGCAGGTCGCCGGCCAGGCGCTCTATCTCGACGACCTGTTTTCGTTCTTCGACATCCGGCCGGAGATCGGCTCGCCGGCCGACCCGCTGCCCTTCCCGCAACCGGTGCGCCAGGGCTTCGTCTTCGAAGACGTCGGCTTCCGCTACCCGGGAGCCGAGCGCTGGGCGGTGCGCCACCTCTCCTTCGAGTTGCGGGTCGGCGAGGTGCTGGCACTCGTCGGCGAGAACGGCGCCGGCAAGACGACGCTGGTCAAGCTCCTGGCGCGCCTCTACGACCCGGACGAAGGCCGCATCCTCCTCGACGGCCGCGACCTGCGGGACTACGACCTCGAGGGGCTCCGCGGCCACATCGGCGTCATCTTCCAGGACTTCGTGCGCTATCACCTGACCGCCGGCGAGAACATCGCCGTCGGCCGGATCGAGGCGAAAGGCGATCACGAGCGCATCCGCGAAGCGGCGCGACGCAGCCTCGCCGACGAGGTGATCGAGCGCCTGCCGGCGGGCTACGACCAGCTCATCGGACGGCGCTTCAAGACCGGCGTCGAGCTTTCCGGCGGCGAGTGGCAGAAGATCGCCATCGCGCGGGCCTACATGCGCGATGCCGACGTCCTGATTCTCGACGAGCCGACCGCAGCGCTCGACGCTCGCAGCGAGTTCGAGGTCTTCGAACGCTTCGCCGAGCTCTCGCGCGGCAAGACCACGGTGCTCATCTCGCACCGCTTCTCCACCGTCCGCCGCGCCGACCGGATCCTCGTCCTCGCCGACGGCGAGATCGAGGCCGCCGGCACCCACGAGGAGCTCCTGGCCGGAGGCGGCCGCTACGCCGAGCTCTTCGACCTCCAGGCCGCCGGCTTCCGCTGA
- a CDS encoding carbohydrate porin — MRSGPRSSAMVLAGLLCGFCTGGEALRAQTAADATDAGSADRTGLPVAGPPTTDGDSHLGGDLLGLRPWLASRGMSLEALLLGDLSRNFRGGISTGKEAFRHLLEVSFTLATEPLFGFEGGTFFVDFQTQDGRHGTENLVGDFQGFSNIDAPGFTALYELWYEQVFLGGRLRLKLGKIDASNEFAFVEHGGPLINSSAGFSPTIVGLPTYPNPATGAVLFASPVESLYLGGALFDGATQAGQPTGTRGPATLFGEPSDLFLIAEAGVRRTTASGRLRRAGLGITHHTGTFDRLDSGSTGATSEGATSFYLVLDQHLERQSLQPSTGERPGSPTIDGFLQIGVTDDRLSAVDLHTGGGVVWNGYLFGRRADSFGVMGTYVRFGDGARAAGIAVDDYELAWELFYRFEVTPWLHLKPDLQYIVHPGGVGNPDAFVGTLRLELTL; from the coding sequence TTGCGAAGCGGGCCGCGCAGCAGCGCCATGGTGCTCGCGGGTCTGCTGTGCGGCTTCTGCACCGGCGGCGAAGCGCTGCGCGCGCAGACGGCCGCCGATGCCACGGACGCCGGTTCGGCGGATCGGACGGGCTTGCCGGTGGCGGGGCCTCCGACGACCGACGGCGACTCGCATCTGGGCGGCGATCTCCTCGGCCTCCGGCCCTGGCTGGCAAGCCGTGGAATGAGCCTCGAGGCGCTCCTCCTCGGTGACCTGTCGCGCAACTTCCGCGGCGGCATCAGCACCGGCAAGGAGGCATTTCGGCATCTTCTGGAGGTGAGCTTCACGCTCGCGACGGAGCCGCTCTTCGGATTCGAGGGCGGCACCTTCTTCGTCGACTTCCAGACCCAGGACGGACGGCACGGCACGGAGAATCTCGTCGGCGATTTCCAGGGCTTTTCGAACATCGACGCGCCCGGCTTCACCGCCCTCTACGAGCTCTGGTACGAACAGGTCTTTCTCGGCGGCCGGCTGCGCCTGAAGCTCGGCAAGATCGACGCCAGCAACGAGTTCGCCTTCGTCGAGCATGGCGGCCCGCTGATCAACTCCTCGGCCGGCTTCAGCCCGACGATCGTGGGCCTCCCCACCTATCCCAACCCGGCGACCGGCGCGGTCCTCTTCGCCTCGCCGGTCGAGAGCCTGTACTTGGGCGGCGCCCTCTTCGACGGCGCGACCCAGGCCGGCCAGCCCACCGGCACGCGCGGTCCCGCAACGCTGTTCGGCGAGCCGAGCGATCTCTTCCTCATCGCCGAAGCCGGAGTCCGGCGCACCACCGCGAGCGGCCGGCTACGCCGCGCCGGCCTGGGCATCACGCACCACACCGGCACCTTCGACCGGCTGGACAGCGGCAGTACCGGAGCGACCTCGGAGGGCGCCACCTCCTTTTACCTGGTGCTCGACCAGCATCTCGAGCGCCAGTCGCTCCAGCCGTCCACTGGAGAGCGACCGGGGAGTCCGACCATCGACGGCTTCCTGCAGATCGGTGTCACCGACGACCGGCTCTCGGCCGTAGACCTGCACACCGGCGGCGGAGTCGTCTGGAACGGCTATCTGTTCGGGCGGCGAGCGGACAGCTTCGGCGTCATGGGTACCTACGTTCGCTTCGGCGACGGCGCGCGCGCGGCGGGCATCGCCGTCGACGACTACGAGCTCGCCTGGGAGCTCTTCTACCGCTTCGAGGTCACTCCCTGGCTGCACTTGAAGCCCGACCTCCAGTACATCGTCCACCCCGGCGGCGTCGGCAACCCGGACGCCTTCGTCGGCACCCTGCGCCTCGAGCTAACGCTCTAG
- a CDS encoding heavy metal translocating P-type ATPase, with protein sequence MVVPQSPAPKDRLFSGPCQDAAWVPHVSWQDGRFTAVADRDRRRRSSNQVTIEKARAFRVTGLDCAEEIAALRRELGPIVGGEARLGFDLLRGRMTVDAAARRIPDAAILDGVRRAGLAAEPWRTAGEERGGSGERLRRRRRLLTVLSGMAAAAGFLGHALLAGDLGAALGREGLGGELPVPLLARLFYAVGIAAGIVPVLPKAWLALRRLRPDMNLLMTIAIAGAIAIGEWFEAGTVAFLFALSLTLEAWSIGRARHAIAKLLDLVPPMARLVTAQGEREVHPSEVPVGARIAVRPGERLALDGRVVAGRSTLDQAPITGESRPVEKAPGDEVFAGSINGPGALEIETTAPAEATMLARILRLVEEAQARRSPSERWVDRFAAIYTPAVFAAALAVALLPPLLAGASWSEWGYRALVLLVIGCPCALVISTPVAIVAGLAAAARHGVLIKGGAFLEVPATLRAFAFDKTGTLTHGRPRVLEVVPLSGHDEREVLERLAALEARSEHPLASALRGYAAERGISAPPAEEFRAFEGKGASGRVGGRLFWVGSHRYLEERGQETPEVHARLEAMSQAGQTAVVVGNESHVCGLVAVADGVRESARATVAELHRLGIETTVMLTGDNRGTAEAIGLATGLSEVRAELLPDEKVAAIEELVARYGRVAMVGDGINDAPALACATLGIAMGGAGSDAAIETADVALLSDDLSRLPWLIGHSRRTLAVIRQNITFALAVKALFVALTFLGTASLWAAIAADMGASLLVVANALRLLRG encoded by the coding sequence ATGGTAGTACCCCAATCGCCGGCGCCAAAGGACAGGCTGTTCTCAGGGCCTTGCCAGGATGCGGCCTGGGTCCCGCACGTATCGTGGCAAGATGGAAGATTCACGGCGGTCGCCGACCGTGACCGGCGGCGAAGGAGCAGCAACCAAGTGACCATCGAAAAGGCGCGGGCCTTCCGCGTCACCGGCCTGGATTGTGCCGAGGAGATCGCTGCGCTGCGGCGCGAGCTCGGGCCGATCGTCGGCGGCGAGGCGCGGCTGGGCTTCGACCTGCTGCGCGGCCGGATGACGGTCGACGCGGCGGCACGGCGGATCCCCGACGCCGCCATTCTGGATGGGGTGCGCCGGGCGGGGCTCGCGGCCGAGCCCTGGCGGACCGCGGGCGAAGAGCGCGGCGGCTCCGGCGAGCGCCTGCGGCGGCGACGCCGGCTCCTGACCGTCCTTTCCGGCATGGCGGCGGCTGCCGGCTTCCTCGGCCACGCGCTCCTCGCCGGCGACCTCGGCGCGGCCCTCGGCCGCGAAGGACTGGGCGGCGAGCTGCCGGTCCCTCTCCTCGCCCGTCTCTTCTATGCCGTCGGTATCGCGGCCGGAATCGTCCCGGTCCTGCCCAAGGCCTGGCTGGCGTTGCGGCGGCTGCGCCCCGACATGAATCTCCTGATGACCATCGCCATCGCCGGCGCGATCGCCATCGGGGAGTGGTTCGAGGCCGGCACCGTGGCCTTTCTCTTCGCGCTCTCGCTGACGCTCGAGGCCTGGAGCATCGGCCGGGCACGGCACGCCATCGCCAAGCTCCTCGACCTCGTGCCGCCGATGGCGCGCCTGGTCACGGCGCAGGGCGAGCGCGAAGTCCATCCGTCGGAGGTCCCCGTCGGGGCCCGGATCGCGGTGCGGCCCGGGGAGCGGCTGGCGCTCGACGGCCGGGTCGTCGCCGGGCGCTCGACGCTCGACCAGGCGCCGATCACCGGCGAGAGCCGGCCGGTCGAGAAGGCGCCCGGAGACGAGGTCTTCGCCGGCTCGATCAACGGTCCGGGCGCCCTCGAGATCGAGACCACCGCCCCCGCCGAGGCGACGATGCTGGCCCGGATCCTGCGACTCGTCGAGGAGGCCCAGGCACGCCGCTCCCCCTCCGAGCGCTGGGTCGACCGCTTCGCCGCGATCTACACCCCGGCGGTCTTCGCCGCCGCGCTCGCGGTCGCTCTGCTGCCGCCGCTCCTCGCCGGTGCGAGCTGGAGCGAATGGGGCTATCGCGCGCTCGTCCTGCTGGTGATCGGCTGCCCCTGCGCGCTCGTCATCTCGACGCCGGTCGCGATCGTCGCCGGCCTCGCGGCCGCGGCGCGGCACGGCGTGCTCATCAAGGGAGGCGCCTTCCTCGAGGTGCCCGCCACCCTGCGTGCCTTCGCCTTCGACAAGACCGGGACGCTCACCCACGGACGGCCGCGGGTGCTCGAGGTCGTGCCGCTCTCCGGTCACGACGAACGAGAGGTGCTCGAACGGCTGGCGGCGCTCGAGGCGCGGAGCGAGCATCCGCTCGCCTCGGCCCTGCGCGGTTACGCCGCCGAGCGCGGCATCTCCGCCCCCCCCGCCGAGGAGTTCCGCGCCTTCGAAGGCAAGGGCGCCTCCGGAAGGGTCGGCGGACGATTGTTCTGGGTCGGTTCCCACCGCTACCTCGAGGAGCGCGGGCAGGAGACGCCCGAGGTCCACGCCCGCCTCGAGGCGATGTCGCAGGCCGGCCAGACCGCCGTGGTGGTGGGCAACGAAAGCCACGTCTGCGGTCTCGTCGCGGTCGCCGACGGCGTGCGGGAGAGCGCCCGCGCGACGGTCGCCGAGCTCCACCGGTTGGGGATCGAGACCACCGTCATGCTGACCGGCGACAATCGCGGCACGGCGGAGGCGATCGGCCTGGCGACCGGCCTCTCCGAGGTGCGCGCCGAGCTGCTGCCCGACGAGAAAGTGGCGGCGATCGAAGAGCTCGTCGCGCGCTACGGGCGGGTGGCGATGGTCGGCGACGGGATCAACGACGCGCCGGCTCTCGCCTGCGCTACTCTCGGCATCGCCATGGGTGGCGCCGGCTCGGACGCCGCTATCGAGACCGCCGACGTGGCTCTCCTCTCTGACGACCTGTCGCGCCTTCCCTGGCTCATCGGACACTCCCGGCGGACGCTCGCGGTGATTCGCCAGAACATCACTTTCGCGCTCGCCGTCAAGGCGCTCTTCGTCGCCCTCACCTTCCTCGGCACCGCCTCGCTCTGGGCGGCGATCGCCGCCGATATGGGAGCGTCGCTCCTCGTCGTCGCCAACGCCCTCCGCCTGCTGCGCGGCTGA
- a CDS encoding M20/M25/M40 family metallo-hydrolase, giving the protein MIRKTSLEPGAHSAAARSGMWLALCLTLPLPALAVVVASPVAGLQPVAPVATPDADEVWITLGADAFATASRLFVAGADGLALTRIAEVEGVVLTRVPRSELPALSARIHDELRRCGGYFAHESRAEGEAALARLASPPQGSAPAALPFAIDRPNEVAALAGAIDEAQILATITTLSTSFPNRYHAHPSGTASANWIRDLWAGYAAARPEITVELYSHAGITPQPSVVLTIPGTTLADEVVILGGHQDSISSGCSFNANCTAPGADDDASGIATLSEVLRVALAAGFAPQRTVKFIAYAAEEVGLDGSDDIAADYSAAGVDVIAVLQQDMTGYNGSVEDLALISDYTHPDLTAFLGELLDTYQPGLLWTTTTCGYACSDHAPWTSRGYRAAFSFESRFGDYNPEIHSIDDTVATLGGSAAHAAKFARLAVAFLVETTLDGSGLFSDGFETGNASRWSAAVSP; this is encoded by the coding sequence ATGATCCGGAAAACGAGCCTCGAGCCGGGCGCGCACTCCGCGGCAGCAAGGTCGGGTATGTGGCTGGCGCTCTGCCTCACCCTTCCGCTCCCAGCGCTGGCAGTCGTGGTGGCCAGTCCGGTTGCCGGTCTCCAGCCTGTCGCGCCCGTCGCCACCCCAGACGCCGACGAGGTCTGGATCACCCTCGGCGCGGACGCCTTCGCGACGGCGAGCCGCCTCTTCGTCGCCGGCGCGGACGGCCTGGCTCTCACCCGCATCGCCGAGGTCGAGGGCGTCGTCCTGACCCGCGTGCCGCGCTCGGAGCTGCCGGCGTTGAGCGCGCGCATCCATGACGAGCTCCGGCGCTGCGGCGGCTACTTCGCCCACGAGAGCCGTGCCGAAGGCGAAGCGGCGCTCGCCCGCCTCGCCTCCCCGCCGCAAGGATCGGCACCAGCCGCGCTCCCCTTCGCGATCGACCGGCCGAACGAAGTCGCGGCCCTCGCGGGCGCGATCGACGAGGCGCAGATTCTCGCCACGATCACCACCCTGTCGACGAGCTTCCCCAATCGCTATCACGCCCACCCGTCGGGAACGGCGTCCGCGAACTGGATCCGCGATCTCTGGGCCGGTTACGCCGCCGCTCGCCCCGAGATCACCGTCGAGCTCTACTCACACGCCGGGATCACGCCGCAGCCCTCCGTCGTCCTGACGATCCCGGGGACGACTCTTGCCGACGAGGTCGTCATCCTGGGCGGGCATCAGGACTCGATCAGCTCGGGTTGCTCATTCAATGCCAACTGCACCGCACCGGGCGCCGACGACGACGCCTCGGGGATCGCGACGCTCTCCGAGGTGCTGCGGGTGGCACTCGCGGCCGGTTTCGCCCCCCAGCGCACCGTGAAGTTCATCGCCTATGCCGCCGAAGAGGTCGGGCTCGATGGCTCGGACGACATCGCCGCCGATTACTCCGCGGCGGGCGTCGATGTGATTGCCGTGCTGCAGCAGGATATGACCGGCTACAACGGGTCGGTCGAGGATTTGGCGCTCATCTCGGACTACACCCACCCGGATCTCACCGCCTTTCTCGGCGAGCTGCTCGATACCTATCAGCCCGGCCTCCTCTGGACCACGACCACCTGCGGCTACGCCTGCTCCGACCACGCTCCATGGACGAGCCGCGGCTACCGCGCGGCGTTCTCCTTCGAATCCAGGTTCGGCGACTACAATCCCGAAATCCACTCCATCGACGACACCGTCGCGACACTCGGCGGGAGCGCCGCGCACGCCGCGAAGTTCGCCCGTCTGGCGGTTGCCTTCCTGGTCGAGACCACGCTCGACGGCTCGGGTCTCTTCAGCGACGGCTTCGAGACCGGCAACGCCAGCAGGTGGTCCGCCGCCGTCTCGCCGTAG
- a CDS encoding lmo0937 family membrane protein has protein sequence MLWTIFVILVILWLLGLVTSYTMGGFIHILLVVAVVILIFRLVTGRRL, from the coding sequence ATGCTCTGGACCATCTTCGTCATCCTCGTCATCCTCTGGCTGCTCGGCCTCGTGACTTCGTACACGATGGGCGGCTTCATCCACATCCTGCTGGTGGTGGCCGTGGTCATCCTGATCTTCCGGCTGGTCACCGGGCGGCGGCTCTGA
- a CDS encoding NADP-dependent oxidoreductase: MTRVNRQIILAARPFGFPRISDFELAYTSLPSPAEGEVLVRTVYLSLDPYMRIRMNAGGADSDSIGLGAVMTGGAVGFVLESADPAFEVGDSVFGMLGWQEYAVARAGELRKLDAASAPISSALGVLGMPGLAAYFGLVDICAPQAGETVVISGAAGAVGMVAGQIAKLRGCRVVGVAGSGAKAAWLLEELGFDAAWNYKVGDDFDSRFETLCPAGIDVYFDNVGGAITDAAMRHLNPGARISLCGQNSQYNLEAPESGPRWLDQLIVRQARVQGFLVSAYLDRFPEGCAQLTQWLHSGQLKYREDVAHGIEAAPQAFIGMLQGRNEGKQLVQLSEL; encoded by the coding sequence ATGACCAGAGTCAACCGACAGATCATCCTCGCGGCCCGGCCGTTCGGATTCCCCCGAATCTCGGACTTCGAGCTCGCCTACACCTCCCTGCCCTCGCCGGCCGAAGGGGAGGTGCTGGTGCGAACGGTCTATCTGTCGCTCGACCCCTACATGCGGATCCGAATGAACGCCGGCGGCGCGGATTCCGACTCGATCGGCCTCGGAGCGGTCATGACCGGTGGTGCGGTCGGCTTCGTCCTCGAGTCCGCGGATCCCGCATTCGAGGTCGGGGACTCCGTCTTTGGCATGCTGGGCTGGCAGGAGTACGCCGTCGCCCGGGCCGGCGAGCTGCGCAAGCTCGATGCCGCTTCCGCCCCGATCTCCTCGGCTCTGGGCGTCCTGGGCATGCCGGGGCTCGCGGCCTATTTCGGCCTGGTCGACATCTGCGCTCCGCAGGCCGGCGAGACCGTCGTGATCTCGGGGGCCGCCGGCGCGGTCGGAATGGTCGCCGGACAGATCGCGAAACTGCGCGGCTGCCGCGTCGTCGGGGTCGCGGGCAGCGGCGCGAAGGCTGCCTGGCTGCTCGAAGAGCTCGGCTTCGACGCCGCCTGGAACTACAAGGTGGGCGACGATTTCGACTCCAGATTCGAGACGCTCTGCCCCGCCGGCATCGACGTCTACTTCGACAACGTCGGCGGCGCGATCACCGACGCGGCCATGCGCCACCTCAATCCGGGCGCCCGGATCAGTCTCTGCGGACAGAACTCGCAGTACAACCTCGAGGCTCCCGAGAGCGGTCCGCGCTGGCTCGACCAGTTGATCGTCAGGCAGGCGAGAGTCCAGGGCTTTCTGGTTTCCGCCTACCTCGACCGGTTCCCCGAGGGGTGCGCGCAACTGACCCAATGGCTGCATTCCGGGCAGCTCAAGTACCGGGAGGACGTGGCGCACGGAATCGAGGCGGCGCCGCAGGCTTTCATCGGGATGCTCCAGGGAAGAAACGAAGGCAAACAACTCGTGCAGCTATCGGAGCTCTAG